One window of the Labilibaculum sp. genome contains the following:
- the priA gene encoding primosomal protein N' has protein sequence MNKTTEFADIILPLPLARLFTYSIPEELKADVAIGKRVVVPFGSKKFYTGIVKNIHNTAPEDYSTKDIITCLDESPIINSFQFNFWDWISQYYQCALGDVFKAALPSGLKLESQTKITANEDFQTQETLSKTEAQILNVLKHSKDVNISALNQATGLKNTLPQVKSLLEKGAVFIEEQIINHYKEKKKEFVRLASDFSESEMGDLINDLKRAKKQQEILLSYLNLSKHYFEENALKVSALELLTSTATSKSILKSLVEKNILEIYHEKMDRIDLSQTETSGLKELNEYQEKAIAEIRENFEEKNCVLLHGVTSSGKTEIYIHLIQEQLQLGKQVLYLLPEIALTTQIINRLRTVFGNKVGIYHSKFNDAERVEIYNNINQNNPDNAYQVILGVRSSIFLPFKNLGLIIVDEEHENTYKQFDPAPRYHARDASIYLAHLHQAKTLLGTATPAIETYYNAKTGKYGLVELFQRHQNLEMPEIIIADVKEAKRKKRMKSMFSPELMQMMETCLENKEQIILFQNRRGYSPYLECKSCGWVPHCPNCAVSLTYHQFNNQLVCHYCAYSIHPPTSCEHCSSTEIEDKGFGTEKIEEELTGFFPDARIARMDLDTTRKKMAYEKLIYKFENQELDILVGTQMVSKGLDFDNVSLVGVLNADSMLNYPDFRAYERSFQMMAQVSGRAGRKKKRGKVLIQTYTPEHPIIKNVIGNDYISMYSDQLAERKEFIYPPFYRLINICLKHKNQTLVNQASETLAKSLRKIFGIRVFGPQSPVINRIQNLYIVNILLKIEKKSSPSKAKWILNQHANHLKSMDQFKSIQINFDVDPM, from the coding sequence ATGAACAAGACTACCGAATTCGCAGATATCATACTGCCACTTCCATTGGCCCGGCTTTTTACCTACTCTATTCCGGAGGAACTAAAAGCTGATGTGGCCATTGGAAAAAGGGTAGTTGTTCCCTTCGGCAGTAAAAAATTCTACACAGGCATTGTGAAAAACATTCACAATACAGCTCCTGAAGATTATTCAACCAAAGATATTATTACCTGTCTGGATGAATCTCCGATTATCAATTCTTTTCAATTCAATTTTTGGGATTGGATATCACAATATTACCAATGTGCTTTAGGTGATGTTTTTAAAGCAGCACTTCCTTCAGGATTAAAGCTGGAAAGCCAAACCAAGATAACTGCAAACGAAGATTTTCAGACTCAGGAAACTCTAAGTAAAACCGAGGCGCAAATTTTGAATGTACTTAAGCATTCAAAAGACGTGAACATCTCTGCATTAAATCAGGCCACAGGATTAAAAAATACGCTTCCTCAAGTAAAATCACTACTCGAAAAAGGAGCCGTTTTCATCGAAGAACAAATCATTAACCATTACAAGGAAAAGAAAAAAGAGTTTGTTCGATTGGCATCTGATTTTAGCGAATCGGAAATGGGAGATCTGATCAATGACTTAAAAAGAGCAAAAAAACAGCAGGAGATACTCCTATCCTATCTTAATCTTTCCAAACATTACTTCGAAGAAAATGCTCTAAAAGTTTCAGCCCTCGAACTTCTAACGTCAACAGCAACTTCCAAAAGCATTTTAAAAAGTTTGGTGGAAAAAAACATTCTTGAAATTTACCATGAGAAAATGGATCGAATCGATCTGTCTCAAACAGAAACTTCAGGACTTAAAGAATTGAATGAATATCAGGAAAAAGCAATTGCTGAGATCCGTGAAAACTTTGAAGAGAAGAACTGTGTACTGCTCCACGGAGTCACCTCAAGTGGAAAAACAGAAATATACATCCATCTGATTCAGGAGCAGTTACAACTTGGGAAACAGGTACTTTACCTGTTGCCGGAAATTGCTTTAACAACTCAGATCATCAATCGGCTTCGAACTGTATTTGGAAATAAAGTAGGAATCTATCATTCGAAATTTAACGATGCCGAACGGGTAGAAATTTACAACAATATCAATCAAAACAATCCTGATAATGCCTATCAGGTAATATTAGGTGTTCGTTCATCAATATTTTTGCCTTTCAAAAATTTAGGATTAATTATTGTCGATGAAGAACACGAAAACACATACAAACAATTCGATCCGGCTCCGCGATACCACGCACGCGATGCTTCTATTTATCTGGCTCATTTGCATCAGGCAAAAACTTTATTGGGCACTGCTACCCCCGCAATAGAAACCTACTATAATGCCAAAACGGGCAAATACGGTTTGGTAGAATTGTTTCAGCGTCACCAGAATCTGGAAATGCCCGAAATAATTATTGCTGATGTAAAGGAAGCCAAACGGAAAAAACGGATGAAATCCATGTTCTCTCCTGAGTTGATGCAAATGATGGAAACTTGCCTGGAAAATAAGGAACAGATCATTTTATTTCAAAACAGAAGAGGATATTCGCCCTATCTGGAATGCAAAAGCTGCGGGTGGGTTCCTCATTGCCCAAACTGTGCGGTCAGCTTAACATACCACCAATTCAACAATCAATTGGTTTGCCATTACTGTGCTTACAGTATTCATCCACCAACCAGCTGTGAACATTGCAGTTCAACCGAAATTGAAGACAAAGGTTTTGGAACTGAAAAAATTGAAGAGGAATTAACAGGTTTCTTTCCTGATGCAAGAATTGCAAGAATGGATTTGGATACCACCCGCAAAAAAATGGCCTATGAAAAACTCATTTACAAATTCGAAAATCAGGAACTCGATATTTTAGTGGGTACACAAATGGTTTCGAAGGGACTCGATTTTGATAATGTGAGTTTGGTTGGTGTGCTAAATGCCGACTCAATGCTGAATTACCCGGATTTTCGTGCCTACGAACGGAGTTTTCAGATGATGGCTCAGGTTTCCGGACGTGCCGGCCGAAAAAAGAAAAGAGGCAAAGTTCTGATACAAACTTATACTCCTGAACACCCAATCATAAAAAATGTAATTGGGAACGATTATATTTCGATGTACTCCGACCAATTGGCAGAAAGAAAAGAATTTATTTATCCGCCTTTTTACCGCTTAATCAACATCTGTTTAAAACACAAAAACCAAACTCTGGTGAATCAGGCGTCAGAAACCTTGGCAAAATCTTTACGGAAAATTTTTGGCATTCGTGTATTTGGGCCTCAATCGCCTGTTATTAACCGAATTCAAAACTTATACATCGTTAACATCCTTTTAAAAATAGAGAAGAAAAGCTCCCCATCCAAAGCCAAATGGATTTTAAATCAACATGCAAATCATCTAAAAAGCATGGATCAATTTAAATCCATTCAAATTAATTTCGACGTCGATCCGATGTAA
- a CDS encoding bifunctional heptose 7-phosphate kinase/heptose 1-phosphate adenyltransferase produces the protein MNKIELEQIFESFSKLNVLVIGDVMVDAYVWGKVDRISPEAPVPIVSCVKRESRLGGAANVALNIKSLGASPILCSVIGEDEKGKEFLNLLTEIEEEQYGIVVSNKRRTTVKTRFISNNQHLIRVDEEDTHELADEIEAEFIDHIKSLIEKHEIHAIIFEDYDKGVITKNLIDEIVHLANSKAIPVAVDPKKRHYNDYKNVSLFKPNFKEFVEGSNLLLEKGDIHGLFDEAKKFQNEMGIKKLFITLSELGVFISNEKTYEHIPAVVRQIADVSGAGDTVISVAALCLATGMNARQIAAISNLAGGIVCEIPVVVPINKDQLLAESSKIIDKL, from the coding sequence GTGAATAAAATTGAATTAGAACAAATATTCGAATCCTTCTCTAAATTAAATGTGTTGGTTATCGGCGATGTTATGGTCGACGCCTACGTTTGGGGTAAAGTAGATCGGATATCGCCGGAAGCCCCGGTACCAATTGTTTCTTGCGTTAAGCGCGAAAGCAGATTAGGGGGAGCCGCCAATGTAGCTCTAAATATCAAATCGTTAGGTGCAAGCCCTATTCTTTGTTCAGTAATTGGTGAGGATGAAAAAGGCAAAGAATTTTTAAATCTTTTAACTGAGATTGAAGAAGAGCAATATGGAATAGTTGTTAGCAACAAACGGAGAACAACGGTAAAAACGCGCTTCATAAGCAACAATCAACACCTTATTCGTGTTGATGAAGAAGATACTCATGAATTGGCGGATGAAATAGAAGCTGAATTTATTGATCACATCAAAAGCTTAATCGAAAAGCATGAAATTCATGCAATTATTTTTGAAGATTACGACAAAGGTGTAATCACTAAAAATCTGATTGATGAAATTGTTCATCTTGCTAACAGCAAAGCAATTCCTGTTGCGGTAGATCCTAAAAAACGTCATTACAACGATTATAAAAATGTAAGCCTTTTCAAACCAAACTTCAAAGAATTTGTGGAAGGTTCCAATCTTCTGCTTGAAAAAGGAGATATTCACGGATTGTTCGACGAAGCCAAGAAGTTTCAGAATGAGATGGGCATTAAAAAACTATTTATTACGTTATCAGAGTTAGGCGTTTTTATCAGCAATGAAAAAACCTACGAACACATTCCTGCAGTGGTTAGACAAATTGCGGATGTTTCAGGAGCCGGCGATACTGTAATCAGCGTTGCTGCCTTGTGTTTGGCCACCGGTATGAATGCAAGGCAGATTGCTGCAATCTCGAACCTTGCAGGAGGAATTGTATGTGAAATTCCTGTTGTTGTACCTATTAACAAGGATCAACTTTTAGCTGAAAGCAGTAAGATAATCGACAAGCTTTAG
- a CDS encoding ParA family protein, which produces MAKIIALANQKGGVGKTTTAINLASSLAVLEYKVLIVDADPQANSTSGIGFDVRNIEKSIYECIVDGIEPKEAILHSEIEGFDILPSHIDLVGAEIEMLNLANREQILLKVLEKLSPDYDFILIDCSPSLGLITVNALTAANSIIIPVQCEYFALEGLGKLLNTIKIIQNRLNPDLEIEGFLLTMYDSRLRLSNQVVSEVKKHFQDMVFETIIQRNTKLGEAPSYGKPAILYDAESAGAVNYLNLARELLKNNNLTKTNTKAKLISE; this is translated from the coding sequence ATGGCTAAAATAATTGCTCTGGCAAACCAAAAAGGAGGGGTTGGGAAAACCACTACAGCAATAAACCTTGCTTCAAGTCTTGCTGTTTTGGAGTATAAGGTTTTAATTGTTGATGCTGATCCGCAGGCGAATTCGACCTCAGGCATTGGCTTCGATGTTCGAAACATTGAAAAAAGCATTTACGAATGTATTGTTGATGGAATTGAACCCAAAGAAGCCATTCTACATAGTGAGATTGAAGGATTTGATATTCTTCCTTCGCACATCGACTTGGTAGGTGCTGAAATTGAGATGTTGAATCTTGCAAATCGTGAGCAAATTTTATTGAAGGTTCTTGAAAAATTGAGTCCTGATTATGATTTCATTTTAATTGACTGTTCGCCTTCACTTGGTTTAATTACCGTGAATGCGCTTACAGCAGCTAATTCAATAATCATTCCTGTTCAGTGTGAATATTTTGCATTGGAAGGTTTGGGAAAACTTCTGAATACAATTAAAATTATTCAGAACCGTTTAAATCCTGATTTGGAAATTGAAGGATTTCTTCTAACGATGTATGATAGCCGTTTACGATTATCAAATCAAGTTGTAAGTGAAGTTAAAAAACACTTTCAAGATATGGTTTTCGAGACAATCATTCAACGCAACACTAAGCTAGGTGAGGCTCCAAGTTACGGTAAACCAGCAATTCTTTACGATGCCGAATCAGCCGGAGCAGTTAATTACTTAAATTTGGCTCGTGAATTATTGAAAAATAATAACCTGACA